Proteins co-encoded in one Jeotgalibacillus malaysiensis genomic window:
- a CDS encoding glutamyl-tRNA reductase: MHILVVGLNYKTAPVEMRERLSFQEADLSKAMTELQSRKSILENVIVSTCNRTEIYAVVDQLHTGRYYIKQFLADWFNLDKDEFSPYLFIYEKDGAMEHLFKVSCGLDSMIVGETQILGQVRKSFFTGQENGTTGTVFNELFKQAVTLAKKAHSETDIASNAVSVSYAAVELAKKIFGDLNKKHVLILGAGKMGELAIQNLQGSGATKVTVINRTFEKAAALADKFSGNAKELRELQCALIEADILITSTGAQEALISKEMMTDVERMRKGRPFFMVDIAVPRDLDPAINELDNVFLYDIDDLEGIVQANLEERKVAAEQIGLMVEEAIVAFKEWLNMLGVVPVISELRQKALAIQAETMESIERKMPSLTDRERKVLNKHTKSIINQLLKDPILQAKELAALPDGDEKLELFKQIFNLTQETERHEEKSAEAVKLQPQLSLQS, encoded by the coding sequence ATGCACATTTTAGTGGTAGGTTTGAATTACAAAACGGCCCCTGTAGAGATGAGAGAGCGTCTTTCTTTCCAGGAAGCGGATCTTAGTAAAGCAATGACGGAGCTTCAGTCCCGAAAGAGTATACTGGAGAACGTCATCGTTTCGACATGTAATCGTACTGAGATATATGCGGTAGTGGATCAGCTTCACACAGGTCGTTATTATATAAAACAATTCCTAGCTGACTGGTTTAATCTAGACAAGGATGAATTTAGTCCTTATCTGTTTATTTACGAGAAAGATGGAGCAATGGAACATCTGTTCAAGGTAAGCTGTGGATTGGATTCAATGATCGTAGGTGAAACACAGATCCTAGGGCAGGTACGGAAAAGCTTCTTTACAGGTCAGGAAAATGGTACAACTGGAACAGTCTTTAATGAACTGTTCAAGCAGGCAGTGACGCTTGCGAAAAAGGCACACTCTGAAACTGATATTGCGTCTAATGCTGTATCTGTATCTTATGCTGCAGTTGAACTGGCTAAAAAAATATTCGGAGATTTAAATAAAAAGCACGTATTGATCCTTGGCGCAGGTAAAATGGGTGAACTGGCGATTCAGAACCTGCAGGGAAGCGGTGCTACAAAAGTAACGGTCATCAACCGCACGTTCGAAAAAGCGGCAGCACTTGCAGATAAGTTCTCAGGTAATGCGAAAGAACTGAGAGAACTCCAATGTGCGTTAATTGAGGCAGATATTCTAATTACTTCAACAGGTGCGCAGGAAGCATTGATCAGTAAAGAAATGATGACTGATGTTGAAAGAATGCGCAAAGGCCGTCCATTCTTTATGGTGGATATCGCAGTACCGAGGGACCTTGATCCTGCAATCAATGAACTTGATAACGTATTTTTGTATGATATCGATGATCTTGAAGGAATCGTTCAGGCTAATCTTGAAGAGCGAAAGGTTGCTGCTGAACAAATTGGTCTGATGGTTGAAGAAGCAATTGTTGCGTTCAAAGAGTGGTTAAATATGCTTGGTGTTGTGCCTGTCATTTCAGAACTGCGCCAGAAAGCACTTGCCATTCAGGCGGAGACGATGGAAAGCATTGAACGTAAAATGCCAAGCCTGACTGACCGTGAGCGAAAGGTCCTTAACAAACACACGAAAAGCATTATCAATCAGCTGCTGAAAGATCCGATTTTACAGGCGAAAGAGCTGGCTGCATTACCTGATGGTGATGAAAAGCTTGAACTGTTCAAACAGATCTTCAATCTGACTCAGGAAACTGAACGTCATGAAGAAAAGTCGGCTGAAGCAGTAAAATTACAGCCACAGCTTTCACTGCAAAGTTAA
- a CDS encoding porphobilinogen deaminase, whose protein sequence is MRKIIVGSRRSKLAITQTKWVIEQLKSLEPGTEFEIKEIVTKGDQIQNVKLSKVGGKGLFVKEIEQAMIDGEIDMAVHSMKDMPAELPEGLIIGSIPVREDPRDALISKNKETLAELPAGSIVGTSSLRRGAQILAVRPDLKVEWIRGNIDTRLKKLETENFDAIILAAAGLSRMGWSKDVVSEFLSPEDCLPAIGQGALSIECRESDTELRELLNRFSDQETAQTVTAERTFLHKMEGGCSVPIAGYATQIEDGVSLTALVASPDGKTVYKEVISGNDPIEVGLKAAEILTEQGAKALIDQVKIEQGGQ, encoded by the coding sequence ATGAGAAAAATCATTGTAGGTTCACGCAGAAGTAAGCTTGCGATTACACAAACAAAATGGGTAATTGAGCAATTAAAATCGCTTGAACCCGGTACTGAATTCGAGATTAAGGAAATTGTCACAAAAGGCGACCAGATTCAGAATGTGAAGCTTTCAAAAGTTGGGGGCAAAGGGCTTTTTGTAAAAGAAATTGAACAGGCAATGATCGATGGTGAAATTGACATGGCGGTTCATAGTATGAAAGATATGCCGGCAGAGCTGCCTGAAGGATTAATCATTGGCAGCATCCCTGTGCGTGAAGACCCGAGAGATGCATTGATTTCTAAAAATAAAGAAACACTCGCAGAATTACCAGCAGGTTCGATTGTTGGTACAAGCAGCCTGAGACGCGGAGCGCAGATTCTTGCAGTTCGTCCAGATCTGAAAGTTGAATGGATTCGTGGAAACATTGATACACGTCTGAAAAAGCTTGAAACAGAAAACTTTGATGCCATTATTCTTGCAGCTGCAGGATTATCGAGAATGGGCTGGTCAAAAGATGTAGTATCTGAATTTCTATCTCCTGAAGACTGTCTGCCGGCAATTGGACAGGGTGCACTTTCAATTGAATGCAGAGAGAGTGACACTGAACTGAGAGAGCTTCTTAATCGTTTCAGCGACCAGGAGACTGCTCAGACGGTGACTGCTGAACGGACATTCCTACACAAAATGGAAGGCGGATGTTCAGTGCCGATCGCAGGGTATGCTACACAAATTGAAGATGGTGTCTCATTGACGGCACTCGTAGCCTCTCCGGACGGTAAAACAGTATATAAAGAAGTCATTAGCGGCAATGATCCGATTGAAGTTGGACTAAAAGCAGCTGAGATCCTGACTGAGCAGGGTGCAAAAGCATTAATTGATCAGGTGAAGATCGAACAGGGCGGTCAGTGA
- a CDS encoding cytochrome C, which yields MFELSMTRLHEVMIILYAISVLLYFMDYVQRDQKANRVAFWLLSIVWVLQTIFLFLYMFRTGRFPVLTLFEGIYFYAWVLLTLSLVLNRLMKIDFTVFFVNLIGFTFMAIHTFAPVQASTEAAAERLMSELLLIHITMAIVSYAAFSISVVFSILYLLQYRLLKQKKWGQKLQRITDLAKLEKGSVILNSIGFPLLLLSLILGVQWAVVSLPTVLWYDIKISGSFLLLAIYGVFLYRRFGKGQSGKSLALFNTAAFGCLLINFLLGSRLSSFHFWSV from the coding sequence ATGTTCGAACTGTCAATGACACGGCTGCATGAAGTCATGATCATCCTCTATGCAATCAGCGTGCTATTATATTTTATGGATTATGTACAAAGAGACCAGAAGGCGAATCGCGTTGCCTTCTGGCTTTTGTCAATTGTTTGGGTTCTTCAAACAATTTTTTTATTTCTATACATGTTCAGAACCGGAAGATTTCCGGTTTTAACGCTTTTTGAAGGCATTTACTTTTATGCCTGGGTGTTATTAACACTTTCACTGGTGCTGAACCGATTAATGAAAATCGATTTTACGGTATTTTTCGTGAATCTGATCGGGTTTACATTTATGGCGATCCACACATTCGCACCGGTTCAGGCGAGCACTGAAGCAGCGGCTGAGCGGCTGATGTCGGAGCTGCTGCTTATTCATATCACTATGGCAATTGTGTCGTATGCAGCTTTTTCAATATCAGTTGTATTTTCTATTCTATACTTATTACAGTACAGACTATTAAAACAGAAAAAATGGGGGCAGAAACTTCAGCGGATTACAGATCTTGCAAAGCTTGAGAAAGGATCAGTGATTTTAAATAGTATTGGATTTCCATTACTATTATTAAGTTTGATTCTCGGTGTGCAATGGGCTGTCGTTTCACTCCCGACTGTACTCTGGTACGATATTAAAATTTCCGGATCATTTCTGCTGCTCGCAATCTATGGCGTCTTTTTATACAGACGATTCGGAAAAGGACAATCAGGTAAATCACTCGCACTATTTAATACAGCTGCATTCGGCTGTCTGCTGATCAACTTCTTACTTGGAAGCAGATTATCATCATTCCATTTCTGGTCAGTCTAA
- a CDS encoding uroporphyrinogen-III synthase, which translates to MASLNGVKIVLTRDIRSSEHDRLLIEEKGGISIAAPMIQIESGDMTLTEDKVLQLKEADWIIFTSKHGVYYFFKLLEDAGLKRLAAAKKIAAVGSKTADAIKAEGMQVNYIPPLFSAASFKKDFTESVKGPVLFPQGDLSRGEIAKFLSGNGHECISWTVYKNTVPEITAEQLKELAEGDVITFFSPSAAERFILAADPQLLSNVRQGLIKIASVGPTTSDALREMALPVHIEPSEYTMEAMIEEIAIYLK; encoded by the coding sequence ATGGCTTCCCTGAACGGGGTAAAAATTGTGCTGACCAGAGATATACGCTCATCAGAACACGACCGGCTGCTGATTGAGGAAAAGGGCGGGATCTCTATTGCTGCACCGATGATCCAGATTGAATCCGGAGACATGACGTTAACAGAGGATAAAGTACTTCAGCTAAAAGAAGCTGACTGGATTATATTTACGAGTAAACATGGCGTGTATTATTTTTTCAAACTGCTAGAAGATGCGGGACTGAAAAGACTGGCTGCAGCAAAGAAAATCGCAGCAGTTGGTTCAAAAACAGCTGATGCGATTAAAGCGGAAGGTATGCAGGTGAACTATATTCCGCCTCTTTTTTCAGCGGCAAGCTTTAAAAAGGATTTCACTGAATCTGTTAAAGGACCTGTTCTTTTTCCGCAGGGTGATCTTTCACGCGGTGAAATCGCTAAGTTTTTAAGCGGGAACGGGCATGAATGTATAAGCTGGACGGTCTATAAGAATACAGTTCCTGAAATCACTGCAGAGCAATTGAAAGAACTGGCAGAGGGTGATGTGATTACATTCTTTTCACCTTCTGCTGCCGAACGGTTTATTCTGGCTGCCGATCCGCAGCTTCTTTCTAATGTCAGGCAGGGTCTGATAAAAATTGCAAGCGTCGGACCGACTACGTCTGATGCTTTAAGAGAAATGGCTTTACCTGTACATATCGAACCTTCAGAATATACAATGGAAGCGATGATTGAAGAAATTGCTATATATCTGAAGTGA